The Paenibacillus sp. BIC5C1 DNA segment GAAAGGAGGAGTGCTTTACCCACACGTTTTGAATACAGCAGATCTTAGAAGAGAAACAAGCGTGGAGAGGTCTCGGTAGTTAGAGAGAGCATTGGTACGATCGTATCAAAATTTATGAATGTACAGGATGATTATTCAATGGAACATAAATCAAATACCGCACCTTTATATGAGGCGTTGCTTGCTTATCGTGATTCAGGGCAGCGTTCTTTTCATGTACCTGGGCACAAGAATGGACAAGTCTATCGAGGGTTACTGGAGCAAACGGACCAGCAGCAGTTAGATTGGGGAGCCGATGAAATTCACGGGCTGACGAATCATGTTGGCGATGGAACTGACGAATCTGCAGCAGATGTAGATGTAGTACCGGTGAGTGCGTTTCTGGAGATGATGCGGCTGGATGTAACGGAAATCTCGGGGACGGACGACTTGCATCATCCAGAAGGGGTTATATTGGAGGCGCAGCAGCTGGCAGCTGATTGTTTTGGAGCAGAGGAGAGCTTCTTCCTTGTCGGAGGCAGTACGGCAGGTAATTTGTCTTTGCTGCTTACCGTATGTAATGAACCTAATAGTCTTGTACTGGTACAACGTAATGTGCACAAGTCTGTCATTCACGGATTGATGCTGGCAGGCGCAAGGGCTGTATTCCTGGAGCCGTGGGTTGACCCTGCTAGTGGACTTGCGGTGATGCCGTCGCTTGAGACGGTGCAGGCCGCTGTCCAGGCCTATCCTGAGGCAAAGGCAGTACTTGTGACTTTGCCCAATTATTACGGTATGGGTGCTGATTTGAGGCCCATAGCGGAGATGTGCCATGATGCAGGCATGCCGCTGCTCGTGGATGAAGCGCATGGCGCGCATTATGGGCAGCATCCGGAGATGCCAGCCTCAGCACTGTCCTGCGGAGCAGACGGTGTGGTGCAGTCGACCCACAAGATGCTGTCTGCTTTCACCATGGGAGCCATGCTGCACGTTCAGGGACCAAGGTTAAACCGGTCCCTGCTGCGTCAGCGTTTGGCCATGGTGCAGAGCTCAAGCCCATCATACCCGGTGATGGCTTCGCTTGATCTGGCGCGCCGCCTGCTGCATACGCAGGGCGCGAATGCCTTCACGGCGGGGCTTGCCGCCGTGGACGCCTTTAAGCGCGGCCTTGCGGAGCTGCCGCGCTTTCGGTTGCTGCAGCCCGCGCAGCTGCTGCAGCAAGAACCGCCAGCCGGAGCGAAGCCGGCAGCTGGCGGTAAGTCGGAGGCCGCCGGTGCACCGGGGCGGCCTGAAGCTGTACCCGCGGCGGCGTTGCCTTCAGCCGCGGGGTACACCGCTCAGGACCCGTTTAAGGCCGTCATTTATGACGGCACAGGGGTGCTGAGCGGTTATGGGCTGCAGCAGCAGCTGGAAGCACGCGGCTGCGTGCCCGAAATGAGCGACGAACGATACGTCGTCCTGCTCTTTACTTTGGGCTCGACGCTGCGCGATGCCGAGCACCTGTTGCAGGCTTTACGACAAATCAGCCTAGAACAGGAGCAGAGCCAATCTCGTGGTGAGCAACCACAGCGTTTTACAAAAGAGGCTGCAAATTATATTTCCACGTGGAACAATTTTCAAGAAGGAACTCCTTTTTCGGAGCCCATCCCGTTTACATTGCAGCCTATTATGGAGGAGGATACGACAGAGGTATCGATTGATAAATGTGTAGGTCTTCGCTCTGCGGAGATGGTCATTCCGTATCCTCCCGGCATACCTCTTGTGTACGCTGGTGAGCGAATAAGCGCGTCAATGGCTTCACGTATTAAGCTGCTGAGAGATGAAGGAGCAAGGTTCCATGGCGTATCGGATACTTCGCTACAATCGTTGAAAATCATTAGGGAATAATTGAATCTAGTATAGCAAGGGGCTTGAGGAGTCAACCGTTATTAAAACCAGCGTTTTGCTTCCTTTGATTCGATTCAACCACGGGTACAATCTATAGACGAATAAGCATTTCGGATATATAACTTGTTGATTGAAGACACGTTTTGAATTTATGCAAAATGCCCAAACAAGTTAGGACATCATTGTTGTCTGGACATAAGAAAGAAGGGAACAAACCTTGGATATTCCGCTAAAAAAATATACAGGAATAGTCCTGCAAGTTATACTGATGTACGGTTTTTATTGGATAGGAAACCTGATTCAGGCTGTACTGCATCTGCCGTTAACAGGAAGTATTGTCGGGATGCTGCTTTTATTCATCGTCATTCAACTGGGATGGATCAGACTAAGCTGGGGCGAAGAAGGATCATCCTGGCTTCAATCGAATTTGCAATTATTATTTATCCCTCCCACAGTGGGCATTATCAATCATTTTGATTTTTTTAGAGCCAATACGGTGTTGCTTGTTCTGGGGTTGATCGTTAGTACGTTGATTACCTGTCTGTTGTCCGCGAAAATAAGTGAATGGCTCATGGTGTGGAGATCGACGCATCAAGGCAAGAAGGAGGCGATCTCATGCTCGCATTCATCCTCGGATTTGGAATGATTGCCTTGACCGTGGCTATATATATACCGGCGACTCATTTATATAGAAGGTTGAAGTGGCCGATCCTTATGCCTGTCTTGACAGCAACGACTGTAATCGTTCTGATTTTGGTCCTTTCAGGTATTAAGCTCGATACGTATATGCTTGGTGGCAAATGGATACAGGAGTTATTGGGGCCGGCTGTAGTTTCCCTGGCATTTCCTTTGGCGAAACACCTTGATGTACTGAAACGGAATATTATCCCGATATTAGGGGGTACCTTGAGTGGAAGTATCGTTGGTATGTCCACAGGGGCCGCCATATCCCTGCTACTCGGTTATCCGCAAGATATCGTTATCGCTTTATTGCCCAAATCCATCACGACACCCGTTGCCATTCAACTGGCTGATCAGGTGGGAGGAAATTCATCCTTTACTTCATTATTTGTGATGATAGCCGGATTTTCGGGGATATTATTGGGACCCATGATATTGAAATGGGCCAGAGTAAGCAGCAAAAATGCGTATGGGATCGGACTCGGCTCGGCTTCCCATGCACTGGGTATGGCAAGATCCTTTGAGTATGGAGAAAATGCGGTAGCGCTGAGTTCCGTATCCATGATTGTCAGTGCTATTGCCGGCTCTGTCATGCTCCCTTTATGGGTATGGTTGATTTATGGCTGAACAGGTTATGTGCATTATCGGAAATATTGGAGAATAGCTGACCGTTAACGCGGGATCATGTATAGTAGTTATAATAAGAAAGCTTGTACCAAACTCGAACCAATCTATGGAATAGTCATGAACATACACCTCTGGGCGGGTTCATTCATAGTCTGGAGTATGAGAGGATCGAGATTGTAGTTATCGCAGCACAATTAGGAGCAATTATCGATATAGAAAGCAGGGAAGCATATGCAGGGCAGAGGTAAATTCATTACGTTGGAAGGGGGAGAAGGGTCCGGCAAAACAACAATGATCAGTAAGCTAGGTTCTTACTTTGAAGAACAGGGTATACCATATGTAGTTACTCGGGAACCTGGCGGGATTGAAATTGCGGAGAAAATACGTGCTATCATTCTCAATCCTCTTCATACGGCAATGGATGCAAGAACCGAAGCGCTGCTCTATGCAGCTGCACGAAGCCAGCATCTGGCAGAGAAGGTGGAGCCTGCATTGAAGGCAGGGAAGACCGTGATCTGTGACCGGTTTGTCGACAGCAGTCTGGCCTATCAAGGATACGCTCGTGGCCTTGGCATAGAAAATGTTTGGGCCATCAATCGGTTTGCAATAGGTGAACTGATGCCAGATGTCACACTCTATCTGGATATCGAGCCGGAAGCAGGGCTCGCCCGTATTGATGCCCACGATGGACGTGAAGTTAACCGTCTGGATCTCGAAAGTCTGGAGTTCCACCGCAAAGTGCGTGAAGGCTATTTTCTGCTGAAGGAACAGTTTCCTGACAGAATCAAGGTCATCGATGCTTCTCAAAAGCAAGAAGAGGTCTTGGCAGCAATGATTTTGTCGCTTGAGACAGGGTTTTTGAAGGATTTTGACGAGTAATTGTCTAATATATAGACATGGCATTTCATAAGGTGCTTATTATCTGAAGGAGGTTATGCAGGATGAAACTGATTGTTGCGATTATACAGGATAAAGACAGCAACCGATTATCCAGCGCATTGGTCAAAGCAAATTTTCGGGCTACGAAATTGGCCAGTACCGGTGGATTTTTGAAGGCAGGCAACACGACGTTTATGATCGGTGTCGATGATGGTCAGGTCGAGTCCGTAATGAACGTCATTCGCAGCAGCTGTAAGGTTCGTGAACAGCTCGTGACTCCAGTCACTCCGATGAGCGGAACAACCGACTCTTACCTGCCGCTACCTGTCGAAGTTCAAGTAGGTGGAGCTACCGTGTTTGTTCTTCCGGTAGATCGATTCGAACACTTTTAATGATGCATTTCGCATAAATCCTATTGAGCGTCCTTCTTGTTATCAAGAATCGCGTTCTCTGTCCGGAAAAAACTTTTCGATCAGGGAAGATTTTATTTCGGACAGAGGTTGACTAACCAACGAATAGATCCATGTGGTGATATTTAACTACTATTATATATAGAGCATAATGAAGCACATATATAAGGTCTCCTCCACGCACAGGCGCAGCGCGCACTGTGCTGATGGGCGATTGGCCTACTAAGGTAGAAAGCAGGCGTTTCCATGAAAATCAATCCTGGATTCCGACCGATGCAGAGTGGACTCAGTTCTTCCGATTCCGGCTCCAAACCGGTTCAATCCAAAAATTTCTCTGATATGATGAATCACCAGGGCGAACGAGCATCACAGGCTGAACTTACCCGCCGATTAAGTGAGATCCAGATGCAGGGTGACCGTTTGTCTCGTTCCATGACCATTCGAGAATTAAAAGCATACAAGCAGCTTGTAAAAAGATTTCTGGAGGAAACGGTCCGTCGTGGTGTCTCTATGAAAGAGACTCGAGGATGGGATCGTCGGGGAAGAGGGAAACGTTACAAGTTAATTGATGAGATTGACTCTGCCTTATTAACTATGGCTGATGAGCTTTTGGAAACAGAGGAAGGCAAGATTACGTTATTACAGCAAGTAGGAGAAATTCGGGGAATGCTTATTAATTTAAGCTTCTGAGGAGGAAGTATGTCCTTTCAACAAATTATGGGTCAGCAGGCAGCCAAGCAGATGTTACAGAGCAGTTTGAGACGTCATGCCATAAGTCATGCCTATTTGTTTAGCGGACCATCCGGCAGTGGACAATTGCAGACGGCGATTACATTTGCCAAAGCAATATTCTGTACAGAGCTTGAAGATGATGCCTGCGGACAGTGTCTTGAATGTCGTAAGGTGGAGCATGGAAACCATCCTGATTTAACCATGCTTGCACCGGATGGGAATAACATTAAAATTGATCAAATTCGGGATCTGCAGCGTATCTTTTCGTACCGTTCAGAGGCGGGGCATCCCAAAGTATATATTATCGAACAGGCCGAGAAAATGACTGTCCAAGCAGCCAACAGCTTGCTGAAGTTTCTGGAAGAACCACAGGTGCCCGCGGTAGGCATTTTAATTACGGATAATGGACAGGCGATGCTGCCCACTATTCGTTCACGCTCTCAATTGGTTCCTTTCAGTGCACTGAATCCGGAAGAGATGCTGCAATCGCTGATTACGGAAGGACACCCTGCCAATCTGGCTCGCTCTGCCGTCCATTTAGCGTCAGGATTGGAAGCATGTAGAGAAATTCTCCAGCAGAATTGGTTTGCAGAAATTAGAAACGTAATGTTACAATTAGGGAAGGAGTCCCTGGGTAGAGGAAGTACATCATTGATCTCTGCACAGCAGAAGCTTTTTAAAACCGGACTCTCAGAACACCTGGATACGATGCTTAGCCTGTTCCATTTATGGTTCAGGGATATGCTGTATGTCCAGTATGGTAGGCATGAACATATCGTTTTTATAGATCAGTTGGACATGCTGTCTCAGTTGGCCCATACCCGCAGCACCGAGCAGTGGGTTTCCTACATGGATATGGCCGCAGCATGCAGAAAAAAATTGCGTTTCAATGTCAATGGCCAGCTTTGTCTGGAGCAATTTTTGATCGGTTTGGCATAAGACTGGGAGAGGACAGATTTTGTTCCAATCATATGCAAACGGTTATAAACTTCGGCGGGTTCCCTAAGAAGACAGGGCTTCAGACGAAGTGGGATTGGCTTACGAGGGGGTTAATTTTTTGTACAGTGTAGTGGGTGTCCGTTTCAAAAAAGCGGGCAAAATTTATTACTTCGATCCCCTGGACCTTCCCATTGAAAAAGAAAACTGCGTTATCGTGGAAACAGCGCGGGGGGTAGAGTACGGTAAGGTTGTCGTTGGCAAGAAAGAAGTAGGCGAGTCTGATGTGGTGTTGCCGCTCAAAAAGGTCATCCGGGTGGCGGGCGAGACAGATGCCCGTGTCGTAGATGAAAACAAACGCGCAGCAAAAGAAGCATTCGGTACTTGTTTAAATAAAATCAAAGACCACGGCCTCAAAATGAAGCTGGTCGATGTGGAATTTACGTTTGATCGCAATAAAATTATTTTTTATTTTACAGCTGAAGGAAGAGTGGATTTCCGGGAGTTGGTCAAGGATCTGGCAAGCATTTTCCGGACACGGATCGAACTGAGACAGATCGGTGTACGTGATGAAGCAAAGATGCTTGGAGGAATTGGACCTTGCGGCCGAGTATTATGTTGTTCTTCCTGGCTGGGAGACTTTGAGCCGGTATCAATCAAGATGGCTAAAGATCAGAGCCTGTCACTGAATCCGACGAAAATTTCCGGGTTGTGCGGAAGACTCATGTGTTGTCTGAAATTTGAGCATGATAACTATGAAAGTGTGAGAGAAGAATTGCCGGCTGTAGGCAAGTTGGTCGTCACCTCTTTGGGTGAAGGAAAAGTTGTCGGCATCAATGCCGGTAATCGCACAGTCCATGTTCAACTGTTCGACATCAGTAAAGTCAAAGAACTTCCGCTGGATGACGTCGTTATCAAGTAAACCATAAAGGTTGCTTCGGGGTGGAAACTTGGAAAAGAAAAATCTGTTTACGCACATTCATGAAATGGAAACCCAATTGGGTCAGTTGCACAGTGATTTAGGAGAGTTAAAAATGATTGTTAAAGAGCTGCTTGAAGATAATCAGCGGCTTACCATCGAGAATGAGCAGTTACGCAAACTGCTGAAGCGTGAGGCCCCGGCAGATCTGCCTATCGCATCGGCGCTCGCTCCGGTAGCAAGACCTGCGGGTCCGGCTACTGGTGAAGATGTTGTAGGTGAAGGGTATGATAATCTTGCTCGGTTGTATCACGAAGGATTCCATATCTGCAATGTCTACTATGGACATTTGCGGACGGAAGGCGATTGTCTGTTCTGCCTGTCTTTTTTGAATAAATGAAGTGGCCGTAGGGATCCCCTACGGTTTTTTTTCAAGGTTAAGAACCTTGTCTGAGATATAGAGTACCGGAGGATGAGTGCATCATATGACAGAAATATCAGTAAAATTGCAAGATTCGGAGCGAATCGACGATTTGCTCTCTCATGATTTGAAGATTATTCAAAGTGATGAAGTGTTTAGTTTTTCGATGGATGCTGTATTGTTGGCCCGATTTGCTTCAGTACCGAAACGTGGTCGTGTGCTTGATTTGTGTACAGGCAATGGGGTTGTTCCCATTCTGTTGACCACACGAACGCAGGCGAGTCTGGAAGGCATTGAAATTCAGCCGCGATTGGCAGATATGGCACGTCGCAGCGTTCAACTGAATGCATTGGATGAATCCATTACGATCCATGAAGGTGATTTGCGTGAACTCGTGAAAGAAACGGGTCATGCTGTATACGATGCTATAACGGTTAACCCTCCGTATATGCCCTTAAATGGGAGTGATCTCAAGATGAATACTCATCAGGCCATGGCACGCCATGAAATCGGGTGTACGCTGGAGGAAGTCATTCAGGCATGCAATCGACTGGTGCGTAATGGCGGTAAAGTATCCATGGTTCATCGCCCACAGCGTCTAGGAGAGATCATCTCTCTGATGCGTGAGTATAAACTTGAACCGAAACGGATTCGGATGGTACATCCCCGTGCTCATTTGGAAGCCAATATGGTTTTGATTGAAGCACTCAAGGATGGGAAACCGGAGGTACGCATGCTTCCACCACTGATTGTCTACAATGAAGAGGGGAAATACTGCGAAGAAATCATGGACATATATTACGGTGCACAGTATGCACACCGTACAACGGAAGGAGGGTTATAGATGACATTGCAAATTCAGAAGAGCTATGCAGAGCAGGCAGGTGATGCCGGTAAACTATATTTGGTAGGAACACCAATCGGTAATCTGGACGATATGACATTTCGAGCAATTAAAACATTGCAGAGCTGTGACATCATTGCAGCGGAAGACACACGTCAGACCCGAAAGCTGCTTACCCATTTTGAGATTACACCAGCGATGTTGTTCAGTTATCATGAGCATAATAAGGCAGCCAGTGGGCCTGAACTCATACGCTATATAATAGAAGGAAAAAATTTGGCACTCGTCAGTGATGCCGGTCTGCCGGCCATTTCGGACCCTGGTTCCGATCTGGTAAAACTTGCGCTTGAAGCTGGAATTACGGTCATTCCCATCCCTGGAGCCAATGCAGCGTTATCAGCTCTGATCGTATCCGGTTTACCGACGGAGCGTTTCACATTCGGCGGTTTTTTGCCGCGGGAGAAAAAAGACATGCGAAAAGTGATGGAAGCTTTTAATGAGTCCAATGGTACGTTGCTATTTTATGAGTCCCCTCACCGTATTCGTAGAACTTTGGCCTATCTCGAAGAGATTCTGGGTGATCGGTCGATCGTACTGGCACGTGAGCTGACGAAACGTCATGAGGAGTTCGCAAGAGGCACTATCCAAGAATGCATAGAATGGCTTGAGGAACATCCACCCCTTGGGGAATATTGTTTGCTTGTAGAAGGTATCAGGGAAGAGGAGCGTAAGGCGGAGCGGGAAGCCTGGTGGCAGTTGCTGTCCTTGGAGGATCATGTGAGCCATTATGAGAATGAAGGACTTAGTCGGAAAGATGCGATGAAGAAAACGGCAACAGATCGGGGTTTGACGAAACGAGATGTATATAACGCGTTAATCTAATAACGAATCAACAAATAAATGCTGGAATAGGGAACATACACTTAAAGGAACCTTAGATCCAACCTTAATGGAATATGAAAACGAGTAGAGCGGAGAAAAAAATAATACGAACGTCACCGCTCTTCTTTTTTTTGGAGTTGTATAGACTCATAGATCTATTTTTAGGGTAATGAGAAACCATAATAAAGCAAAAAAATACCTTCCAGCGGTGGGGTTCACACCGGGAAGGCGATCAAGGAATATAAAAAGGTTAGAAATAACAATTTAATAAGACTATTATACCGGATATTTCTTATTTTGTCACAGGTGCAGGGATTTCGGAAATACATTCGTTACAAACAATTTTACCTTTGAAATAAGTAACGTTCTCTGCATTACCACAGAAGATACAAGCAGGTTCGTATTTTTTCAACATGATGCGCTCGCCGTCAACATAGATCTCAAGAGCATCTTTTTCACCAATACCGAGCGTACGGCGCAATTCGATTGGAATAACTACCCGTCCCAGTTCATCCACTTTTCTTACAATACCTGTTGATTTCATCATTATAATCAGTGCTCCTCTCAGCTAACGATCATTGTCATTATTCGACATTATTTTATGTTTTATGATACTCATCATACCAACGATTCCCAAAACAGTCAACCTTAAAATTAGCTTAAAATAAAGGCTATTTTTGATAAGATTACGAGTGGTAAGGGATTGGAAGCTATTTTTCGTATTTAAACATCAATGTCAGCTTTGTCGATTTGGAAAACGACAAAACTACCTTATTCGACAAGATTCGTCATACAATGTCGAATCCTTGGTGCTATTATACTAAAAGCGACAAATACAAACGATATTTAAAGGAGTGAATAGACATGGAACAGCGTTTAACGGAAGAAAAGGTGTTTAAAGATCCGGTACATAATTATATCCATGTGCAAGATCCGATTATATGGCAGTTGATCAACACGCCCGAGTTTCAACGTTTACGCCGAATCCGTCAGTTGGGAACATCATTTCTTACTTTCCATGGTGCAGAGCACAGTCGCTTCTCACATTCCTTGGGCGTCTACGAAATTACACGTAAAATTATTTCCCAATTTGAAAGAAGTCACTATTCAGATTGGCCAAAGGAGGAAAAGACGGTAGCTCTTTGCGCAGCATTGCTCCATGATCTTGGACATGGGCCATTCTCTCACTCTATAGAAGAAGCTTTCGATATGAATCATGAGGATTGGACTTGTCGGATCATTACAGGTGATACCGAAGTAGGGGCGATCTTAAGATGGTATGCTCCTGATTTTCCCGAGAAAGTGGCTTCTGTAATTCAAAAAACGTATGAGCAACCTATTGTCGTTAATTTGGTCACCAGTCCGCTCGATGCGGACCGCATGGATTACTTGCTCCGGGATGCCTACTTTACAGGTGTGAATTATGGGACGATTGACCTTGATCGTATCCTGCGTATGCTGCGTCCATATCACGGACGAATCGTGGTCAAGGAGTCGGGCATGCACGCCGTGGAGGATTACTTGATGTCCAGGTACCAGATGTACTGGCAAATTTACTTTCATCCGGTTACCCGAAGTTCGGAAATTATATTGCGGCAAATATTTAAGCGGGCAAAAAGTCTCATACAGCAAGGTTTCCAATTCCGCTTCATGATTGATCCACTGCCCCAGTTATTCAATGGAGATTTATCAGTGGATGATTATTTGCAACTGGACGAAGCTTTGATTCAGACGGCATTTATGCAGTGGCGCAAAGAGGACGATGCTGTTCTAAGTGAGTTATGCGAACGATTTATAGATCGCAAATTATATAAGTATGTAGAGATTGAACAGATCGACGTAAACATGATTGAAGAGATTCGGGAAGCCTTCACTGTAGCCGGTCTCAATCCCGAGTATGATCTAGAAATTGATTTTCCAACGGATAATCCGTATGATGTGTTTCGTCCGGATGAATCCACGGACAAGCAGATTTTGCTGCTTGATCGGCAAGACAATTTACATGAGTTGTCAGAGGTGTCCGACATCGTCCGTTCAATTAGTGGTCTTCATCGCGGAAAGCATCATTTGTATTATCCGCAAAATAAGGTGGATGCGATTGTTCATGAATTACCGTCCCATATACGCCCCTATTTCTCACATTAAATGATGCGCATTGCTGTTCAAGAATCATGATGCAAAAAGCTTTCGAAAAGAGCTATTTTTCATGATACAGTAATCTGCTTTAATGGAGAGTACATGTAGATCGACATAATTTTGTAATCAGAGCAATTAGAATACAACCCGAGCTGCTAATAATAAGCACATATAGATATGAAGTAACTTGTTCGTTCTACATGTTGTGCTCAATAAACTAGTGGAATCAAATATAAAAAAACATGATCTAATTTAGTAAGACTTATGTTCTGGTTAAGATGTGCAGGATGGAATAAAAAGAGACAGTCGTTTATTCGACATGAAGGGAGAAATAAAGCATGATGTTGTTCGACACACATACACACTTGGATGCACCACAATTCGACGAGGACCGCGAGGAAATGATTCAGCGTGCTGTGGATGCAGGCGTTGGTCGCATGATTAACGTGGGCTTTAACCGGGAGACCATTCCATCCACGATGAAGCTGGCTGAAACCTATGATTTTATATATGCTGCGGTAGGATGGCACCCAGTGGATGCAATCACGATGCAGGAGGGTGATCTGGAATGGATTGCATCTTTATGCAAGCATGAAAAAGTGGTAGCCATTGGTGAAATTGGTCTAGACTATTACTGGGACACTTCACCGAAAGAGGTTCAGCATCGCGTATTACGACAACAAATTGGTCTGGCCCGCGAGTTGAATATGCCGATTGTCATTCACAACCGGGATGCGCATGAGGATATTGTAAAGATTCTGCGTGAAGAGAAAGCAGGAGAAGTAGGCGGTGTCATGCATTCCTTCTCTGGCAGTTGGGAAACGGCGAAAATGTGTCTGGATTTGGGCTTTCATCTTTCTTTCGGGGGACCAATCACGTTCAAAAATGCGAAGCAGCCCAAAGAGGTACTTGAGAAGGTTCCTATGGACCGATTTTTCATCGAAACGGATGCTCCTTATTTGACACCGCACCCTTATCGTGGAAAACGAAATGAGACAGCGCATGTACGTCTGGTTGCAGAAGCAGCTGCGGAAATTAAAGGCATTTCGGTAGAGGAAATTGCAGCAATAACGACCAAAAATGCCATGGAACGATTTGGGATTCGTTAAAAGATCGAGCAAAACGGGTGAAAAAGTGAGTTAGGCGGAGTTAATTTGCTTTTTGATTCAAATAAATCAAGAATATTACAATATTTTAACCAAATATTTAGAAAAACGTACTTGAACAACGCTTTACAACATGCATCGAAACAGGATATCATCTTTTCAGTGAATTGTTGTGCGGAAAATTGGACAGATGTTCGGGGGATGAACAAAGGGACACTTTCCGATGAAACAACATTACTTTCATGAATCAGTCTCGCTGAGTCT contains these protein-coding regions:
- a CDS encoding TatD family hydrolase, whose amino-acid sequence is MMLFDTHTHLDAPQFDEDREEMIQRAVDAGVGRMINVGFNRETIPSTMKLAETYDFIYAAVGWHPVDAITMQEGDLEWIASLCKHEKVVAIGEIGLDYYWDTSPKEVQHRVLRQQIGLARELNMPIVIHNRDAHEDIVKILREEKAGEVGGVMHSFSGSWETAKMCLDLGFHLSFGGPITFKNAKQPKEVLEKVPMDRFFIETDAPYLTPHPYRGKRNETAHVRLVAEAAAEIKGISVEEIAAITTKNAMERFGIR
- a CDS encoding AbrB/MazE/SpoVT family DNA-binding domain-containing protein — encoded protein: MMKSTGIVRKVDELGRVVIPIELRRTLGIGEKDALEIYVDGERIMLKKYEPACIFCGNAENVTYFKGKIVCNECISEIPAPVTK
- a CDS encoding HD domain-containing protein encodes the protein MEQRLTEEKVFKDPVHNYIHVQDPIIWQLINTPEFQRLRRIRQLGTSFLTFHGAEHSRFSHSLGVYEITRKIISQFERSHYSDWPKEEKTVALCAALLHDLGHGPFSHSIEEAFDMNHEDWTCRIITGDTEVGAILRWYAPDFPEKVASVIQKTYEQPIVVNLVTSPLDADRMDYLLRDAYFTGVNYGTIDLDRILRMLRPYHGRIVVKESGMHAVEDYLMSRYQMYWQIYFHPVTRSSEIILRQIFKRAKSLIQQGFQFRFMIDPLPQLFNGDLSVDDYLQLDEALIQTAFMQWRKEDDAVLSELCERFIDRKLYKYVEIEQIDVNMIEEIREAFTVAGLNPEYDLEIDFPTDNPYDVFRPDESTDKQILLLDRQDNLHELSEVSDIVRSISGLHRGKHHLYYPQNKVDAIVHELPSHIRPYFSH
- the rsmI gene encoding 16S rRNA (cytidine(1402)-2'-O)-methyltransferase, translated to MTLQIQKSYAEQAGDAGKLYLVGTPIGNLDDMTFRAIKTLQSCDIIAAEDTRQTRKLLTHFEITPAMLFSYHEHNKAASGPELIRYIIEGKNLALVSDAGLPAISDPGSDLVKLALEAGITVIPIPGANAALSALIVSGLPTERFTFGGFLPREKKDMRKVMEAFNESNGTLLFYESPHRIRRTLAYLEEILGDRSIVLARELTKRHEEFARGTIQECIEWLEEHPPLGEYCLLVEGIREEERKAEREAWWQLLSLEDHVSHYENEGLSRKDAMKKTATDRGLTKRDVYNALI